The following proteins are co-located in the Flectobacillus major DSM 103 genome:
- a CDS encoding Xaa-Pro dipeptidase, translating into MRKLFFTVASFLFSALWLQAQQTENLTAIKAGRLFDSEKGVFITNQVILIKDNVITEVGSGVKIPTSAKVIDLSNATVMPGFMDCHTHITSQPDNYMEDLFRKSPIDYAVEAHIYAKRTLEAGFTACRDVGAPELIDVALKRSINAGHVVGPRLYVSGPIIGATGGHADISGFSPYLSFKAINSIADGIDEIRKQVRYNIKYGADLIKFTATAGVLSEEESVGAPQYSQEEMNALVAEAAMWDKKVAAHAHGTQGIKMAVKAGVASIEHGSFLDDECIELMKQKGTYLVADIYNDDYILSEFAKLGYPEKLIEKERQVGKTQRESFQKAAKAGVKIAFGTDAGVYPHGNNGKQFYYMVKFGLTPAQAIQAATINAADLIGVKNKLGSISMGKYADIVAVNGNPEQDITVLEKKITFVMKDGKVIVASNH; encoded by the coding sequence ATGAGAAAACTATTTTTTACGGTGGCAAGTTTCCTGTTTTCGGCTTTGTGGTTACAAGCACAGCAAACCGAAAACCTAACTGCCATAAAGGCAGGACGACTATTTGACAGCGAAAAAGGGGTATTTATTACAAATCAAGTTATTTTGATTAAAGACAATGTTATTACAGAAGTAGGCTCGGGTGTAAAAATACCCACTTCGGCCAAAGTAATTGATTTGAGTAATGCTACTGTTATGCCTGGTTTTATGGATTGCCATACGCATATAACTTCGCAGCCCGACAACTACATGGAAGACCTATTCCGTAAATCGCCCATTGATTATGCTGTAGAAGCCCATATCTATGCTAAAAGAACCCTCGAAGCAGGCTTTACTGCCTGTCGTGATGTGGGTGCTCCTGAACTAATAGATGTAGCATTAAAACGTTCTATCAATGCAGGCCATGTGGTAGGGCCTCGTTTGTATGTTTCAGGGCCAATTATCGGGGCTACTGGTGGACATGCCGATATTAGCGGTTTTTCGCCCTATCTTTCTTTCAAAGCTATCAATAGTATTGCCGATGGTATTGACGAAATCCGCAAACAAGTACGCTATAATATTAAGTATGGTGCCGATTTAATCAAATTTACGGCTACAGCAGGAGTTTTGTCGGAAGAGGAATCGGTAGGTGCTCCACAGTATTCACAAGAAGAAATGAATGCTTTGGTGGCAGAGGCTGCAATGTGGGACAAAAAAGTGGCGGCTCATGCACACGGTACTCAAGGAATCAAAATGGCGGTAAAAGCAGGCGTAGCCTCTATAGAACACGGTAGCTTTTTGGATGATGAATGTATCGAGCTGATGAAACAAAAAGGAACTTACCTTGTAGCTGATATTTATAATGATGATTATATTTTGTCGGAGTTTGCTAAGTTGGGTTATCCTGAAAAACTCATCGAAAAAGAACGTCAAGTAGGTAAAACCCAAAGAGAGAGTTTTCAGAAAGCGGCCAAAGCTGGTGTAAAAATAGCTTTTGGTACTGATGCAGGCGTATATCCACATGGTAACAATGGCAAACAGTTTTATTATATGGTCAAATTTGGCCTCACACCCGCTCAAGCCATTCAGGCTGCAACTATCAATGCCGCTGATTTGATTGGGGTAAAAAACAAGCTAGGTTCTATTTCGATGGGTAAATACGCCGATATTGTGGCCGTAAATGGTAATCCAGAACAAGATATTACCGTTTTGGAAAAGAAAATTACTTTTGTGATGAAAGATGGTAAAGTAATCGTTGCTAGTAATCATTAA
- a CDS encoding sodium/sugar symporter, whose amino-acid sequence MNQLQTADYLVFFIYFFVVVGYGWWVFQRKKQSESKTKDFFLAEGSLTWWAIGASLIASNISAEHFIGMSGSGFAIGLAISSYEWMSAATLILVAVFFIPVYLKNKIYTMPQFLSVRYNDTVATIMAVFWLLLYVFVNLTSILYLGALAVETISGISFFYCMIGLAIFAVFITLGGMKVIGYTDVIQVVVLVLGGLATTYLALNMVSDKFGGDGVIDGLGLLKEKADSHFHMIFSKGDPHYYELPGLSILIGGMWINNFNYWGCNQYIIQRTLGADLKTARGGILFAACLKLLMPLIVVIPGIAAYVLYQNGLFQQEMVDAAGVVKPDHAYPTLMNLLPQGMKGLAFAALTAAIVASLAGKCNSIATIFSLDIYKKFYNKEASEDKVVKVGRYAVLASFMIALVITPQLRKLEQAYQFIQEYSNYITPGAFALFFLGLFWKRTTSQAAIVAASLALPLSILFKSLPAIGSTFLSTTIDPIPFLDRTLWVFGILVVLMIVISLSDKSSKNNPKGLAIDAEMFRVTPPFVVSSILICGVLAALYTVFW is encoded by the coding sequence ATGAATCAACTGCAAACCGCAGATTATCTTGTCTTTTTCATCTATTTTTTTGTGGTAGTCGGCTACGGATGGTGGGTTTTTCAACGCAAAAAGCAATCAGAATCTAAAACAAAGGACTTTTTCCTGGCAGAGGGCTCGCTTACATGGTGGGCTATAGGGGCATCATTGATTGCCTCCAATATCTCGGCTGAGCATTTTATTGGTATGTCGGGTTCTGGCTTTGCTATAGGTTTGGCTATTTCATCTTACGAATGGATGTCGGCCGCAACGCTTATTCTTGTAGCGGTGTTTTTTATACCAGTATATCTCAAAAACAAGATATACACCATGCCTCAGTTTTTATCGGTACGATACAACGACACAGTGGCTACCATTATGGCTGTATTTTGGTTGTTGTTGTATGTTTTTGTGAACCTAACTTCTATTCTATATTTGGGAGCTTTGGCTGTCGAAACCATTTCGGGAATATCCTTTTTTTACTGTATGATTGGCCTTGCTATTTTTGCCGTTTTTATTACATTAGGAGGCATGAAGGTTATTGGCTATACCGATGTTATTCAGGTAGTTGTATTGGTATTGGGCGGGTTAGCTACTACCTATTTGGCACTCAATATGGTATCGGATAAGTTTGGTGGCGATGGTGTTATTGATGGGCTAGGTTTGTTAAAAGAAAAAGCAGACTCTCATTTTCACATGATATTTTCTAAAGGCGACCCACATTATTACGAATTACCGGGTTTGTCTATTCTGATAGGAGGAATGTGGATTAATAACTTCAACTATTGGGGCTGTAACCAGTATATTATTCAACGAACACTTGGTGCCGACCTCAAAACGGCTCGTGGAGGGATTCTTTTTGCAGCTTGTCTAAAACTCCTTATGCCACTTATTGTGGTAATTCCGGGTATTGCGGCGTATGTATTGTACCAAAATGGCTTATTTCAACAAGAAATGGTAGATGCTGCTGGCGTTGTAAAGCCCGATCATGCTTATCCAACACTCATGAATTTATTGCCACAAGGAATGAAAGGTTTGGCCTTTGCTGCCCTTACGGCTGCCATTGTTGCGTCGTTGGCAGGGAAATGTAATAGTATTGCCACTATTTTTAGCTTAGATATTTACAAAAAATTCTACAACAAAGAAGCCTCAGAAGATAAAGTCGTAAAAGTAGGACGCTATGCGGTGCTTGCGTCGTTTATGATTGCCTTGGTTATTACGCCTCAACTCAGAAAACTAGAACAGGCTTATCAATTTATTCAGGAATATTCCAATTATATTACACCTGGTGCATTTGCGTTGTTCTTCTTAGGGTTATTCTGGAAACGAACCACCTCGCAGGCGGCTATTGTGGCGGCATCGTTGGCACTGCCATTGTCGATTTTATTCAAATCTTTACCAGCTATTGGCTCTACGTTTTTAAGTACAACAATAGACCCTATTCCTTTTTTGGATAGAACACTGTGGGTATTTGGTATTTTGGTAGTATTGATGATTGTAATTTCATTAAGCGATAAATCAAGTAAAAATAACCCTAAAGGCTTGGCTATTGATGCCGAAATGTTTAGGGTTACTCCTCCATTTGTGGTATCTTCTATTTTAATTTGTGGAGTATTGGCAGCACTTTATACTGTATTTTGGTAA